A genomic window from Terriglobales bacterium includes:
- a CDS encoding ribbon-helix-helix protein, CopG family, giving the protein MPPDLALKAEALAKRDSRSMSELFREAFRTYYAQQARLSLEEIGEYAASRNPKRYAERDVSRLIKEVRRGRRASRTQ; this is encoded by the coding sequence TTGCCGCCCGATCTAGCGCTGAAGGCCGAGGCTCTGGCCAAGCGCGATTCTCGCAGCATGAGCGAGCTCTTTCGCGAAGCGTTCCGCACCTACTATGCGCAGCAAGCAAGACTTAGCCTGGAAGAGATCGGCGAATATGCAGCAAGCCGCAATCCAAAGCGTTATGCGGAGCGTGACGTGTCGCGCCTGATCAAAGAGGTTCGTCGAGGCCGCCGCGCCTCCCGGACGCAGTGA
- a CDS encoding thymidine phosphorylase, translated as MRIVDLIRRKRDGHELTRDEIQFIVRGYTRGDFPDYQMSAWLMAVLLKGMSGAEIATLTEAMLHSGVTLDWSDLAGKKVDKHSTGGVGDKTSLILAPIVAAGGLLVPMISGRGLGHTGGTLDKLESIPGFNVNLAPDKMREVLRKCGMVLVGQTEQIVPADKKMYALRDVTGTVESPALICASIMSKKIAEGIDALVLDVKTGSGAFMKKESDAVHLAELMVDTGVRMGKHIVALITDMDQPLGRYVGNALEVIECVEVLHGGGPADLRDLSFELSAWMFYLGEKSRSVEEGRKLAQQMIATGAAFNKFRELTTLQGGNADALRDTKKLPEARNRREVRSRGAGYVQSINCEQVGIASLVLGGGREKKEDSIDPAVGVVLHKKVSDAIGNNEPICTLHYNSDARLADAESLIHSAYRIGNEKAAAPGKLIRRVIEGKKT; from the coding sequence ATGCGCATCGTCGATCTGATTCGCCGCAAACGCGACGGACACGAACTCACGCGCGACGAAATCCAGTTCATCGTTCGTGGGTACACGCGCGGCGACTTTCCTGACTACCAGATGTCGGCATGGCTAATGGCCGTGCTGCTCAAGGGCATGTCAGGCGCGGAGATCGCCACGCTCACTGAAGCGATGCTGCACTCGGGTGTCACGCTGGACTGGTCCGACTTGGCTGGCAAGAAAGTGGATAAGCACTCCACCGGCGGCGTCGGCGATAAAACCTCTCTCATCCTCGCCCCCATCGTTGCGGCCGGTGGTCTGCTCGTGCCCATGATCAGCGGACGCGGCCTCGGCCACACCGGCGGCACGCTCGACAAACTCGAATCCATTCCGGGATTCAACGTAAACCTCGCGCCCGACAAAATGCGCGAGGTCCTGCGCAAGTGCGGCATGGTTCTCGTCGGACAGACCGAGCAGATCGTCCCGGCCGACAAAAAGATGTATGCACTGCGGGACGTGACCGGCACGGTCGAGAGCCCGGCACTCATCTGCGCTTCGATCATGAGCAAGAAAATCGCCGAAGGAATCGACGCGCTGGTGCTCGACGTGAAGACCGGCTCCGGCGCCTTCATGAAGAAAGAATCCGACGCCGTGCACCTCGCCGAGCTGATGGTCGACACTGGCGTGCGAATGGGCAAACACATAGTCGCGCTCATCACCGACATGGATCAGCCGCTCGGCCGATACGTCGGCAATGCGCTTGAGGTGATCGAGTGCGTTGAAGTTCTGCACGGCGGCGGCCCAGCCGATCTGCGTGATCTCAGCTTTGAACTCTCCGCCTGGATGTTCTATCTGGGCGAAAAATCCCGTTCGGTAGAGGAAGGTCGCAAGCTTGCGCAGCAGATGATTGCCACCGGCGCAGCATTTAACAAGTTTCGCGAATTGACGACTTTACAGGGCGGGAATGCGGATGCGCTGCGCGACACCAAGAAGTTGCCCGAGGCGCGAAATCGTCGTGAGGTTCGCAGTCGCGGCGCAGGTTACGTACAGTCGATCAACTGCGAGCAAGTCGGCATTGCCAGCCTCGTGCTCGGCGGCGGACGCGAGAAGAAAGAAGATTCCATCGATCCCGCAGTCGGAGTCGTGCTGCATAAGAAAGTCAGTGATGCCATCGGCAATAACGAGCCGATCTGCACGTTGCATTACAACTCCGATGCACGGCTTGCCGACGCTGAATCATTGATTCATTCGGCGTACCGGATTGGGAATGAGAAGGCTGCGGCACCGGGCAAATTAATTCGACGCGTGATCGAAGGAAAGAAGACATAA
- a CDS encoding tetratricopeptide repeat protein, which produces MRRNLRLILDMGAVCAFSLTTLGIVTHPVVSEHESRSPATAAQQITFNRDIAPIIFANCSVCHRPGEAGPFPLLNYEQVKKHARQIATVTASKYMPPWLPEPGPYKFADERSLTSAQILTIRKWVDGGELEGNSADLPPQPKFASDWQIGKPDMVVSADRAFALPASGTDQYWNFILRVPISETHWLRAVEIRPGDKRIVHHANILVDRMEAARQMEHEGGAGFAGMDLRIESEAFDPDSHFLFWKPGTVPYVYPEGMSLRLDKGTDLVLNTHLQPSGKPEMVQPSVALYFTDKPATLHPMLLQMENDAALDIPPGAKRFLVGDDFKLPIDADLLAIYPHAHYLGKDLDAFAIFPNGTRKDLIHIKQWNLNWQAVYRYERPVALPKGTTISMRYVYDNSEDNIANPNHPPQRVTAGNRSSDEMAHLWLQVLPHKQAGNSEDPRRLLQEALARHDLDKNPANFEARYNLAALLQARGNVAEALPQYAKALQIRPEDALANNAYAGALMSAGRLDEAIQRLMTALKSRPSYFDAHYNLGNVLAMRGDFPHAVAQFRAAVEINPEDANAQTNLGSALAQVGQLSEAKLHFERALEINPNHHLARENLQELQQEMSSH; this is translated from the coding sequence ATGAGAAGAAATCTGCGTCTGATCTTAGACATGGGAGCAGTCTGCGCATTCTCACTCACCACATTGGGTATCGTTACACACCCGGTAGTTTCTGAGCATGAGAGTCGATCGCCAGCTACCGCCGCCCAACAAATCACGTTCAACCGAGACATCGCGCCGATTATCTTCGCAAACTGCTCGGTTTGCCACCGTCCGGGAGAAGCTGGCCCTTTCCCATTGCTGAACTACGAGCAGGTGAAGAAGCACGCAAGACAAATTGCCACTGTCACTGCGTCGAAGTACATGCCTCCATGGCTGCCGGAGCCCGGTCCGTACAAATTTGCCGACGAGCGCAGCCTCACTTCTGCGCAAATTTTGACCATTCGAAAGTGGGTCGATGGAGGAGAACTCGAAGGCAACTCGGCGGATTTACCTCCGCAACCGAAGTTCGCATCCGATTGGCAAATAGGAAAACCGGATATGGTCGTGAGCGCCGACCGCGCGTTTGCTCTGCCTGCGAGCGGTACGGATCAATATTGGAATTTCATTCTGCGCGTCCCCATCAGTGAAACGCACTGGTTGAGGGCGGTTGAAATACGTCCGGGAGACAAGCGCATTGTCCATCACGCCAATATTTTGGTAGATCGCATGGAAGCTGCGCGCCAAATGGAACACGAAGGGGGCGCAGGATTCGCCGGAATGGATTTGAGAATCGAGTCGGAAGCCTTCGATCCAGACAGCCATTTCCTGTTTTGGAAACCGGGAACTGTGCCTTATGTGTATCCCGAAGGCATGTCGCTGAGGCTCGACAAAGGCACCGATCTGGTTCTCAACACGCATCTGCAGCCGTCGGGAAAGCCTGAAATGGTGCAGCCCAGCGTGGCACTTTACTTTACCGACAAGCCGGCAACGCTCCATCCAATGCTGCTTCAGATGGAAAATGATGCCGCGCTGGACATCCCGCCAGGAGCGAAACGTTTCCTCGTGGGAGACGATTTCAAGCTTCCAATCGATGCGGACCTGCTCGCGATCTATCCTCACGCACACTATCTGGGTAAGGATCTTGACGCATTCGCCATTTTTCCAAACGGAACCAGGAAGGACTTGATTCACATCAAGCAGTGGAATTTGAATTGGCAGGCGGTTTATCGGTACGAGAGGCCTGTGGCTCTCCCCAAAGGAACCACCATTTCCATGCGTTATGTGTACGACAACTCGGAGGACAACATCGCAAATCCCAACCATCCGCCGCAACGTGTAACCGCGGGCAACCGGTCCAGTGATGAAATGGCGCATCTTTGGCTTCAAGTTTTGCCGCACAAACAAGCAGGAAACAGCGAAGATCCACGCCGTCTGCTCCAGGAAGCGCTGGCACGCCACGATTTAGACAAAAATCCTGCGAATTTCGAGGCTCGTTACAACCTCGCTGCCCTGCTTCAGGCCCGGGGAAATGTGGCAGAAGCCCTCCCACAGTATGCGAAAGCGCTACAAATCAGACCCGAAGATGCCTTGGCAAATAATGCATATGCTGGCGCATTGATGTCGGCCGGCAGACTCGATGAAGCTATTCAGCGGCTCATGACCGCGCTGAAGTCGCGTCCCAGTTATTTTGACGCGCACTACAATCTGGGAAATGTCCTCGCTATGCGAGGAGATTTCCCGCATGCCGTTGCCCAATTTCGCGCTGCGGTAGAGATAAACCCGGAAGACGCAAATGCGCAGACGAACTTGGGCAGCGCTTTGGCGCAAGTGGGACAGCTTTCTGAAGCCAAACTGCACTTTGAACGAGCCCTTGAGATTAATCCAAACCATCACCTTGCGCGCGAAAACCTGCAAGAATTACAGCAGGAGATGAGTTCTCATTAG
- a CDS encoding putative toxin-antitoxin system toxin component, PIN family: MIVVLDTNVWISALQFAKAYGTPTRALAKAMSQDVIATADEIEQEILRVLTEKFSWDPERADLALEMVLARSIHVSLRGTVKKCRDPHEDKFLECAALAHADLLIAGDKDLLVLKSFAGAPIITPAEYLAM; the protein is encoded by the coding sequence GTGATCGTCGTTTTGGATACCAACGTCTGGATTTCGGCGCTCCAGTTTGCAAAAGCATATGGAACACCGACGCGGGCATTAGCCAAAGCAATGAGCCAGGACGTCATCGCGACTGCCGACGAAATCGAGCAAGAAATCCTTCGCGTCTTAACTGAGAAGTTCTCATGGGATCCCGAACGGGCTGATCTCGCCCTTGAGATGGTTCTGGCTCGATCCATTCACGTGAGTCTTCGCGGAACCGTTAAGAAGTGTCGCGATCCGCACGAGGACAAATTCCTGGAGTGCGCAGCTCTCGCTCACGCCGACTTGTTGATCGCGGGAGACAAAGATCTACTGGTTCTCAAGTCGTTTGCCGGAGCACCCATCATCACTCCCGCGGAATATCTCGCGATGTAA
- a CDS encoding ABC transporter permease: MDKLLQELRYAFRQLRKSPAFTTTAVLTLAFGIGANVAVFSVMNAVLLNPSGLHNPQGLVALRARYTLGGLSNISISAPDFQDSLEGRKVFSSAAIMMPGSFNYTGSDSQPIRLQAARVSWQWFDVFQVKPYLGRNFRLEDDQPNANYSVVLSYQTWKKRFGGDPNIVGRKLQLNQQSYEVIGVMGPEFGWPNDAEFWTPLAMPPGRFFDPNDRFNENLFGIARLRPGVTVNEANAYLNTRAQEEIEREGANSFARRAGWGMFSMPLIDYVAGDLRQPLYLLLGAVALVLLIASLNIAGLQLARASDRERENSIRVALGAPSGRLIAQAFLESFLLACGGLVLGVFLAETVIPLLLLLAPENLVRNIQVHLETPVLLFVAAVAIIAVLLCGSAPAWQMTRFKWVQALRDNGRSDTGNRARQRLRSALVVCEIAVAMLLLVSAGLLVTSLRKVEQVETGFDPQGLISARVSLPRSVYGTDEKQAAFYTALFDQIKNIPGVTDAAIADSLPFTNEGGSASFQIEGRPTGPGDPGPHAIIRAVSADYFRTLRIPVIRGREFTTEDRPTTQKVVIIDETLAKQYFPNQDPLGQHLNFGSKDSYTIVGLVKHARVSSLDSDTSEGINYLNLAQSPDTSASVVVRTQLSHPEQLTGAIANAVHAVDPNQPIYEPQTMEEWVDSSLVSRRFLVILLSSFAALSLFLAVLGLYGVVTYMVRMRVREIGVRMALGAQRSDVLTMVVRSGVQLALIGSLIGIFVTFVAGRALSTMLYQVSLYNPGTLLSTSVLLAFVVLIASYLPARRAANLNPMETLRDN; encoded by the coding sequence GTGGACAAACTCCTGCAGGAACTTCGGTACGCATTTCGCCAACTGCGCAAGTCTCCCGCCTTCACGACCACTGCCGTTTTAACGCTGGCCTTCGGCATTGGAGCGAACGTCGCGGTGTTCAGCGTGATGAATGCAGTCCTGCTGAATCCGAGTGGACTCCACAACCCGCAGGGACTGGTTGCGCTGAGAGCGCGATACACGCTCGGTGGCCTGAGCAACATAAGCATCTCCGCTCCGGACTTCCAGGATTCACTGGAAGGACGCAAAGTGTTCTCCTCCGCGGCGATCATGATGCCGGGCAGCTTCAACTACACCGGATCAGACTCTCAACCGATCCGCCTGCAGGCCGCCCGCGTCTCATGGCAATGGTTCGACGTGTTCCAGGTCAAGCCGTATCTCGGCCGCAACTTCCGTCTCGAAGACGATCAGCCCAACGCGAACTACTCGGTTGTCCTCTCGTATCAAACGTGGAAGAAGCGATTCGGAGGAGACCCAAACATCGTCGGCCGCAAGCTGCAACTGAACCAGCAGAGTTATGAAGTGATCGGCGTGATGGGGCCCGAATTCGGTTGGCCCAACGACGCAGAATTCTGGACTCCGCTGGCAATGCCTCCCGGCCGATTCTTCGATCCGAATGACCGCTTCAATGAAAACCTTTTTGGTATCGCGCGCCTGCGTCCGGGCGTGACCGTCAATGAGGCGAACGCCTACCTGAACACGCGCGCTCAGGAAGAGATTGAACGCGAAGGCGCCAACAGCTTCGCGCGACGCGCGGGCTGGGGCATGTTCTCGATGCCTCTGATCGACTATGTTGCCGGAGACTTGCGTCAGCCGTTGTACCTGCTGCTGGGAGCGGTGGCTTTGGTCCTGCTGATTGCGTCATTGAACATCGCAGGATTGCAGCTTGCCCGCGCCTCCGATCGCGAACGTGAGAACTCGATCCGCGTTGCACTCGGAGCGCCTAGTGGACGGCTGATCGCACAAGCGTTCCTCGAAAGCTTCCTTCTCGCCTGCGGCGGCCTAGTGCTCGGCGTATTTCTCGCTGAAACCGTGATCCCGCTTCTGCTTCTGCTGGCGCCGGAGAATCTCGTCCGCAACATTCAGGTACACCTGGAGACTCCAGTCCTGCTCTTCGTTGCTGCCGTCGCGATCATCGCAGTATTGCTATGCGGCAGCGCTCCAGCCTGGCAGATGACGCGCTTCAAATGGGTGCAAGCTCTGCGCGACAACGGACGTTCCGATACGGGAAACCGCGCGCGTCAGCGCCTGCGCTCAGCTCTCGTCGTCTGCGAGATTGCAGTCGCGATGCTGCTTCTGGTCAGCGCCGGCCTGCTGGTCACGAGTTTGCGCAAAGTCGAGCAGGTAGAGACCGGATTCGATCCGCAAGGCCTCATTTCGGCGCGCGTCTCGCTGCCGCGGAGCGTCTACGGCACAGATGAGAAGCAGGCCGCGTTCTATACGGCGCTATTCGATCAAATCAAGAACATTCCCGGCGTGACCGACGCTGCCATCGCCGACTCGTTGCCGTTTACGAACGAAGGCGGATCAGCTTCCTTCCAAATCGAAGGACGTCCGACCGGTCCGGGAGATCCGGGCCCGCACGCCATCATTCGCGCAGTCTCCGCCGACTACTTCCGCACTCTGCGTATTCCGGTAATTCGTGGGCGCGAATTCACAACCGAAGATCGTCCGACGACGCAGAAGGTGGTCATCATCGACGAAACACTTGCCAAGCAATATTTCCCAAATCAGGACCCGCTCGGCCAGCATCTGAACTTCGGCAGCAAGGATTCCTACACCATCGTCGGTCTGGTGAAGCACGCGCGCGTCTCTTCGCTCGATTCTGATACCAGCGAAGGCATTAACTACTTGAACCTCGCGCAGAGTCCGGACACGAGCGCCTCGGTAGTGGTACGCACGCAGCTTTCCCATCCGGAACAGCTAACCGGAGCAATTGCGAATGCCGTTCACGCCGTTGACCCGAATCAGCCGATCTACGAACCGCAGACGATGGAAGAGTGGGTAGACAGCTCTTTGGTGAGCCGACGCTTCCTGGTGATACTGCTCTCTTCATTCGCCGCACTGTCGCTGTTCCTCGCAGTACTGGGGCTGTATGGCGTGGTCACTTACATGGTGAGAATGCGCGTGCGCGAGATTGGGGTGCGCATGGCTCTGGGCGCACAGCGCTCCGATGTCTTGACGATGGTGGTCAGGAGCGGTGTGCAATTGGCGCTGATCGGGTCTTTGATTGGAATTTTCGTAACTTTCGTCGCCGGACGGGCACTTTCGACGATGCTGTATCAGGTTAGCCTCTACAATCCAGGCACGCTGCTGAGCACATCCGTTCTGCTGGCGTTTGTGGTTCTTATTGCCAGCTATCTCCCGGCCCGCCGCGCAGCCAATCTGAATCCGATGGAGACGTTGCGCGACAACTAA
- a CDS encoding ABC transporter ATP-binding protein — MQGQKESSPSRPISPRRLTIRTLLRPHLGTLSFGLLAVIGESAANLLEPWPIKIVLDNVFDSKKSKDLSGWLEHLVHSLAGTDKLVILKFACLAVLGIALLDAVCSYAEKYITTSVGQWVTHDLRRALYSHLQRLSLAYHDQKRTGDLISTVTSDIDSIQSFITSGLLGVLINLITLVGMIGVMLYMNWRFTLIALSVAPFLFVVVYTYTRRIKKAAREVRKKESEIVSIIEEVLGSIRVVKAFSREDYEVRRLDEESLEGVEIALRARSLKAKLAPIVQIIVAVGTCLVLWFGGRLEVTSGTLVVFIMYLAKMYKPMQELSKMTDSYSKALVGYERIQEVLETDKEVKDLPKSKPAPRLKGKIEFNRVSFSYSPESPILEDVSFKIEPGQVAAFVGPTGAGKTTIISLIPRFYDPSSGTVRIDGIDIRNFRQRSLRQQISFVLQETVLFHGPIWQNIAYGKPEARRDEIIGAAELANATEFIERMPEGFNTIVGERGMTLSGGQRQRIAIARALIRNTPILILDEPTSGLDAGAEKLVVEALERLMRGKTVITIAHRLSTIRAADVIFVIKDGRIVEQGTHDQLVSSGGLYAEMERLQIGDGERSETLDDALEYHTGSQDR, encoded by the coding sequence GTGCAGGGGCAAAAAGAATCTTCTCCATCGAGACCGATCTCACCTCGAAGGCTGACGATTCGCACACTTCTTCGGCCGCACCTAGGAACGCTAAGTTTTGGGCTATTAGCTGTCATCGGAGAGAGCGCGGCGAACCTGCTCGAGCCGTGGCCGATCAAGATCGTTCTCGACAACGTCTTCGACTCCAAGAAGAGCAAAGACCTTTCCGGTTGGCTTGAGCATCTCGTTCACTCCCTCGCTGGCACCGACAAGCTCGTGATCCTAAAATTCGCGTGCTTAGCCGTGCTCGGGATTGCTTTACTCGACGCGGTCTGCTCCTACGCCGAGAAGTACATCACTACCAGCGTCGGGCAATGGGTGACACACGATCTGCGTCGCGCGCTGTATTCGCATCTACAGCGGCTCTCCCTTGCCTATCACGATCAGAAGCGCACCGGCGACCTGATCAGCACAGTCACGAGCGACATCGACTCCATCCAGAGCTTCATCACCTCCGGACTTCTTGGAGTGCTGATTAACCTCATCACTCTCGTCGGCATGATTGGCGTGATGCTCTACATGAACTGGCGGTTCACGCTCATTGCCCTTTCTGTTGCGCCGTTCCTGTTCGTGGTGGTCTACACCTACACGCGCCGGATTAAAAAAGCTGCACGCGAAGTACGCAAGAAAGAGAGCGAGATCGTCTCGATCATCGAAGAGGTTCTCGGGTCAATTCGCGTAGTGAAGGCCTTCTCTCGTGAAGACTATGAAGTGCGGCGCTTGGACGAAGAAAGTCTCGAAGGAGTGGAAATCGCGCTGCGGGCGCGCAGCCTGAAAGCCAAGCTCGCGCCCATCGTGCAGATCATCGTCGCGGTCGGCACCTGTCTTGTGCTTTGGTTTGGCGGACGTTTGGAGGTCACCTCAGGCACGCTGGTCGTCTTCATCATGTACTTGGCAAAGATGTACAAGCCGATGCAGGAGCTCTCGAAGATGACCGACTCCTATTCGAAAGCCCTGGTGGGCTACGAGCGAATTCAGGAAGTGCTTGAGACCGATAAAGAGGTCAAAGATCTTCCCAAATCGAAACCGGCGCCGCGTCTAAAGGGGAAAATCGAATTCAATCGCGTGAGCTTCTCGTACTCTCCGGAATCTCCCATTCTGGAAGACGTCAGCTTCAAGATCGAGCCCGGCCAAGTCGCCGCGTTCGTCGGTCCAACCGGCGCAGGCAAGACCACCATTATCAGTCTGATTCCTCGCTTTTACGATCCCAGTTCGGGAACCGTGCGGATCGATGGCATCGACATTCGCAACTTCCGCCAGCGCTCGCTCCGTCAGCAGATCAGCTTTGTGCTGCAGGAGACCGTGCTCTTCCACGGTCCAATCTGGCAGAACATCGCTTACGGCAAACCTGAAGCTCGTCGCGATGAAATCATCGGCGCAGCAGAACTGGCCAACGCAACCGAGTTCATCGAGCGCATGCCGGAGGGCTTTAACACCATCGTTGGCGAACGAGGAATGACTCTGTCCGGAGGACAGCGCCAGCGCATCGCCATCGCCCGCGCTCTCATTCGTAACACTCCCATCCTGATCCTCGACGAGCCCACCTCCGGCCTCGATGCCGGCGCAGAAAAACTCGTGGTTGAGGCCTTGGAGCGCCTGATGCGGGGCAAGACCGTTATCACGATCGCGCACCGCCTCTCGACCATTCGCGCAGCCGACGTAATCTTCGTGATCAAAGACGGCCGCATCGTCGAACAAGGTACGCACGACCAGCTCGTTAGCAGCGGAGGTCTGTACGCAGAAATGGAGCGGTTGCAAATAGGAGACGGAGAACGATCCGAAACTCTCGATGATGCTCTCGAATACCACACCGGTTCTCAGGATCGCTAG
- the cdd gene encoding cytidine deaminase has product MNPPSAISETEQNELLAMAKHAYENSYAPYSNFRVGAAILLASGEIFYGCNVENASYGLTNCAERTAVFSAVAALGPKHVRIRAVAVVNDRNVACSPCGACRQVMSEFGPDAEIFYLGPNGIQRSSMRELLPHCFGSDSLA; this is encoded by the coding sequence ATGAACCCGCCGAGCGCAATTTCTGAAACCGAGCAGAACGAATTGCTCGCCATGGCCAAGCACGCGTACGAAAACTCCTATGCCCCGTATTCGAACTTCCGTGTGGGCGCCGCAATCCTGCTCGCGAGCGGAGAGATTTTCTATGGATGCAATGTCGAGAACGCCTCGTATGGACTCACGAACTGTGCTGAACGCACGGCGGTCTTTTCGGCAGTTGCTGCCTTGGGCCCCAAGCACGTGCGAATTCGTGCAGTCGCAGTCGTGAATGACCGCAATGTTGCCTGCTCTCCCTGCGGCGCGTGCCGGCAGGTCATGAGTGAATTCGGACCTGACGCCGAAATTTTCTATCTCGGACCGAACGGCATTCAGCGAAGCTCGATGCGGGAACTGTTGCCCCATTGTTTCGGCTCCGATTCGCTGGCCTGA
- a CDS encoding CRTAC1 family protein: MQSFAAIVLGFCLLLGQFSPAQNTNLSVPGPTQAAKPQVADFEDVAEKAGLKFEIVSGDKNTKKYIIETTGSGVAIFDYDNDGWPDIFIVNGTTLDAQPGTPAPTNHLFHNNHDGTFTDVTDKAGLRSSGWGQGVCAGDYDNDGFDDLYVTYYGKNRLYHNEGNGTFKETAEAAGVSGNGKQWGTGCAFVDYDRDGQLDLMVSNYVDFDLANTPAPGQGTSCMWKGVPVMCGPRGLKSAPNVLYHNLGNGKFEDVSKKAGIEKTTGHYSFSVSTLDFDNDGWPDIYVACDSTPSILYRNNHDGTFTDVAVVAGAAFNEDGREQAGMGSTVADYDGDGRLDIFKTNFSDDSSTLYHNNGDGTFTDATYASGIGLHTQYLGWGTMFLDFDNDGWPDLLLVNGHVYPEVDQFKLGSEYREPRILYHNSGKGTFDDVSDRAGPAIPRRASGRGLAIGDLWNNGKISAVIVNIGDAPSLLVNQMSYPNHWIAIKTIGTKSNRDGIGARITVKAGGRAFVDEVRSGSSYSSSNDMRVHFGLGSAAKIDSLEIRWPSGLVETFDAKADAINTVKEGSGTAVVTKNPAASKSTPARSRISSRSTVRK, translated from the coding sequence TTGCAGTCCTTCGCGGCGATTGTCCTCGGATTTTGCCTGCTACTGGGGCAGTTTTCCCCTGCCCAGAACACGAATTTGAGCGTTCCCGGCCCGACTCAAGCAGCAAAACCGCAAGTCGCGGACTTCGAGGATGTGGCCGAGAAAGCCGGCCTGAAGTTCGAAATTGTTTCAGGTGACAAGAACACCAAGAAGTACATCATCGAGACGACCGGCAGCGGCGTCGCCATCTTCGATTATGACAACGATGGCTGGCCCGACATCTTCATCGTCAACGGCACCACGCTCGATGCTCAGCCTGGAACGCCTGCTCCCACCAATCATCTCTTTCACAACAATCATGACGGCACCTTCACGGATGTGACCGACAAAGCCGGCCTGCGCTCCAGCGGGTGGGGACAAGGCGTCTGCGCGGGCGACTACGACAACGACGGCTTCGATGATCTCTACGTTACTTATTACGGCAAGAATCGGCTCTATCACAATGAAGGCAACGGAACATTCAAGGAAACAGCTGAAGCCGCAGGGGTTTCCGGAAACGGGAAACAGTGGGGCACCGGCTGTGCATTCGTCGATTACGACCGTGACGGCCAACTTGATCTGATGGTCTCGAACTACGTCGATTTCGACTTGGCCAACACGCCTGCTCCCGGACAGGGCACTTCATGCATGTGGAAAGGCGTCCCCGTCATGTGCGGTCCGCGCGGACTAAAGAGTGCGCCCAACGTTCTCTATCACAATCTTGGGAACGGCAAATTTGAAGACGTCAGCAAGAAAGCTGGAATCGAAAAGACTACCGGACATTACTCTTTCAGCGTGTCGACGCTTGATTTCGACAACGACGGCTGGCCCGATATCTACGTCGCGTGCGACAGCACCCCGAGCATTCTCTATCGCAACAACCACGACGGAACGTTCACGGATGTTGCGGTAGTCGCAGGCGCAGCCTTCAACGAAGACGGACGCGAGCAGGCGGGGATGGGTTCCACTGTCGCCGACTACGATGGCGATGGCCGCCTCGATATCTTCAAGACGAACTTCTCCGACGACAGCTCCACGCTGTACCACAACAACGGCGATGGAACGTTCACCGATGCCACTTATGCATCCGGCATCGGATTGCACACACAGTATCTCGGTTGGGGAACGATGTTTCTGGATTTCGACAACGACGGCTGGCCCGATCTGCTGCTGGTCAACGGCCACGTATATCCGGAGGTCGATCAGTTCAAGCTGGGCTCGGAGTATCGCGAACCGCGCATTCTGTATCACAACAGCGGCAAGGGGACATTCGACGATGTTTCGGACCGCGCCGGTCCAGCGATCCCGCGACGCGCCTCAGGCCGTGGGCTCGCTATCGGAGATCTGTGGAACAACGGCAAGATTTCTGCCGTGATCGTCAATATCGGCGATGCGCCGAGCCTGCTTGTCAACCAGATGTCGTATCCCAATCATTGGATCGCAATAAAGACGATCGGGACAAAATCGAATCGCGACGGGATCGGCGCGCGCATCACAGTGAAAGCTGGCGGACGCGCCTTCGTCGATGAAGTTCGCAGCGGCTCGAGCTACAGCTCATCTAACGATATGCGCGTACATTTCGGGCTCGGTTCGGCTGCGAAGATCGATTCGCTCGAAATCCGCTGGCCGAGCGGATTGGTTGAGACCTTCGACGCGAAGGCCGACGCCATCAATACTGTCAAAGAAGGCAGCGGTACCGCGGTGGTGACCAAAAATCCAGCGGCGAGTAAATCAACACCTGCGCGGTCGCGAATCTCGTCTCGATCGACTGTTCGCAAATGA